A genomic window from Malassezia vespertilionis chromosome 6, complete sequence includes:
- the PRP43 gene encoding RNA helicase (COG:A; EggNog:ENOG503NVMW): MAKHTANGEAKENPYLSHRAPHERMSGSSGKNPMEGLVWRQVTGKQARRVLDADVNPFANGGLRPYSASYKKILQKRKELPVYAQMEEFYEKFNNNQIMVMIGETGSGKTTQIPQFVALTDLEQHRGTASGQAPKMIACTQPRRVAAMSVAKRVAEEMDLTLGNEVGYTIRFEDMTDRSTFLKYMTDGMLLREAMNDPNLSRYSTVILDEAHERTLATDILMGLLKDVAKRRPDLKIIVMSATLDAIKFQKYFNNAPLLKVPGRTFPVEIFYTQEPEKDYVEAAIRTVLMIHQAEEPGDILVFLTGEDEIEDACRKIRNEADKLLDEEPDLCGPLKAVPLYSSLPPAQQQRIFDAAPQPAREGGPPGRKVVVSTNIAETSLTIDGIVYVVDPGFSKQKVYNPRIRVESLLVSPISKASAQQRAGRAGRTRPGKCFRLYTEKDWAAELIEQTYPEILRSNLANTVLELKKLGIDNLVTFDYMDPPAPETVMRALEMLNYLGAFDDTGNLTPLGEMMAEFPLDPQLAKMLITSPEFRCSNEILSIAAMLSVPSVFVRPSQSLQRQQADAARAEFAYPDGDHLTLLNVYHAYKNNAVDFSTGADWCWQNYLSHRALIQADNVRQQLQRTMEKFDLDLVSLPFEDKRYYTNIRQAIACGFFMQVAHKSGGGSGKSAYTTVKDNQVVAPHPSTSLDHMPEFLVYHEFVLTTRNFIRTVTEVRPEWLLDFAPAYYDPRTLDGELRRVFEGILKRRESQGHSAKKPRH; encoded by the coding sequence ATGGCGAAACACACAGCAAATGGCGAGGCCAAGGAGAATCCCTACTTGAGCCATCGCGCCCCACACGAGCGTATGAGTGGATCCTCAGGTAAGAATCCTATGGAGGGGCTTGTTTGGCGTCAAGTCACAGGCAAGCAGGCACGCCGTGTGCTGGACGCCGACGTGAATCCATTCGCCAACGGCGGTTTGCGTCCCTACTCGGCGAGCTACAAAAAAATTTtgcagaagcgcaaagagcttCCGGTATATGCACAGATGGAAGAATTTTATGAAAAGTTTAACAACAATCAAATTATGGTCATGATTGGCGAGACGGGCAGTGGCAAGACGACGCAAATCCCACAGTTTGTCGCGCTCACAGACTTGGAGCAACATCGTGGAACAGCAAGTGGTCAAGCACCCAAGATGATTGCATGCACACAGCCTCGTCGTGTGGCTGCGATGAGTGTTGCCAAACGTGTTGCGGAAGAGATGGATCTCACACTGGGCAACGAGGTCGGTTACACAATTCGATTTGAAGACATGACTGACCGCTCTACCTTTTTGAAATACATGACGGATGGTATGCTTTTGCGCGAAGCTATGAACGATCCGAATCTGTCGCGGTACAGCACCGTGATTTTGGACGAGGCCCACGAGCGCACACTGGCCACTGACATTCTTATGGGCCTGCTCAAAGACGTAGCGAAGCGCCGGCCAGACCTCAAGATTATTGTCATGAGTGCTACGCTCGACGCCATCAAGTTCCAAAAGTATTTCAACAATGCACCACTGCTCAAGGTCCCTGGACGCACTTTCCCTGTCGAGATATTTTACACGCAGGAGCCGGAGAAGGATTACGTCGAAGCAGCGATCCGTACTGTGCTCATGATTCACCAGGCGGAGGAACCAGGCGATATTCTCGTTTTCCTTACCGGTGAAGATGAGATCGAGGATGCGTGCCGCAAGATTCGCAACGAGGCCGATAAGCTCCTGGACGAAGAACCGGATCTTTGTGGGCCACTCAAGGCTGTTCCACTCTACTCTTCTCTTCCTcccgcgcagcagcaacgTATTTttgatgcggcgccgcagcccgCTCGCGAAGGCGGTCCGCCGGGACGCAAGGTGGTTGTGAGCACCAACATTGCCGAGACGTCGTTGACGATTGACGGAATTGTATATGTCGTCGACCCGGGCTTCAGCAAACAAAAAGTGTACAATCCGCGTATTCGTGTCGAGTCGCTCTTGGTAAGCCCCATTTCCAAGGCCtccgcgcagcagcgcgccggtCGTGCCGGTCGTACGCGGCCTGGAAAATGCTTCCGTCTCTACACGGAGAAGGATTGGGCCGCGGAACTCATCGAGCAAACATACCCAGAAATTTTGCGCAGCAACCTGGCCAACACCGTGCTGGAGCTCAAGAAACTGGGCATCGACAACCTCGTCACATTCGACTACATGGATCCGCCAGCGCCGGAAACGGTCATGCGGGCGCTCGAGATGCTCAACTATCTTGGCGCATTTGACGATACTGGCAATCTGACTCCTTTGGGCGAAATGATGGCCGAGTTTCCGCTCGATCCGCAGCTTGCAAAGATGCTTATTACCTCGCCCGAGTTCCGTTGCTCCAACGAAATCTTGTCGATAGCAGCCATGTTGTccgtgccgagcgtgtTTGTGCGCCCAAGCCAGAgtttgcagcgccagcaagccgatgcagcgcgagcggaaTTTGCATACCCCGACGGAGATCACTTGACGCTTTTAAATGTGTACCATGCCTACAAAAACAACGCTGTTGATTTCTCGACAGGCGCCGATTGGTGCTGGCAGAACTATTTGTCGCACCGTGCCTTAATCCAGGCGGACAATGTTcgccagcagctgcagcgcaccatggAGAAATTCGATTTAGACCTAGTGTCGCTGCCTTTTGAGGACAAGCGGTATTATACCAACATTCGCCAGGCCATTGCTTGTGGCTTTTTTATGCAGGTTGCACACAAGTCTGGCGGGGGCAGCGGCAAAAGTGCTTACACTACGGTGAAAGACAACCAAGTCGTTGCGCCTCACCCGTCCACATCTCTGGACCACATGCCCGAATTTTTGGTGTACCATGAGTTTGTGCTTACGACGCGCAACTTTATCCGCACTGTAACCGAAGTGCGCCCCGAGTGGCTTTTGGactttgcgcctgcataTTATGATCCCCGTACACTTGATGGAGAGCTGCGACGCGTGTTTGAGGGCATCCTCAAGCGTCGCGAAAGCCAAGGGCATAGCGCAAAAAAACCGCGCCATTAG
- a CDS encoding uncharacterized protein (EggNog:ENOG503P0RI; COG:U; COG:Y), with protein sequence MSSAMTDAEDASARTKFYTQTSTIFNSLQSIAASQQCGDAVDDGLLETGPSVQTMQYFSRIAVFYCDAIHTYFAALEAEDASETQYLGHVQALHTIFKLTQVLYFPEDGRGLGVIGEELLHWLNAHDVAPTTEQGQEIAKTSPSHEHPEYWDYLFRCVLRGFYTTAATVLQSYISTSESPTLRSIASETAQILTSLPRSTAFATEQAFFSAHRNWHTSVRVFLTRLLCKMDAVQEELAQAPHATANPENIRLELEAQFRCLLELLIGVRDRILEFSEDWREAVCAWGTLVQPALKRDDLPDVVQLVTEKFPVDGTLPSEMVLVAVMRGDMSKVIKLCTSFDEWLATHVGDLCNKAQLFENGPAGEEGAPLMDKVLFTWADTLLQEERLWRMALEYIAVIGTPVARTKMREVVFSVPLLEGSSDPDAQFRRVEEVLGACIEYGMDDEVRIVCQRVAQGLLERKQYGVAIAYSVRARDAQLVRTIANSMLHDYVEHGPEHFIRSVDTIPRVLLDGAESLAKEAGFGKQDAHFGTSSIFSAETFAPLVFHVKYRDFHELYLKQETWLAAAQVLVGLMTSDVTPESFLSVLLVDALPLLQASELYFSSTESYELLRIVEKIGALDTSAEASDYYFYWLEQLLQHSDANTDTKQSASARRTLAQERMQVVRLAIAQYLSRVLVENRI encoded by the exons ATGTCGAGTGCAATGACCGATGCCGAGGATGCGTCCGCACGCACAAAG TTCTATACCCAGACATCCACAATTTTCAACTCGCTGCAGTCCATTGCCGCTTCGCAGCAGTGCGGCGACGCAGTGGACGATGGCCTGCTCGAGACAGGCCCGTCGGTGCAGACGATGCAATACTTTAGCAGAATTGCTGTGTTCTACTGCGACGCGATCCACACATactttgcggcgctcgaggctGAAGATGCAAGCGAGACACAGTACCTTGGTCATGTCCAAGCGTTGCATACCATTTTTAAACTCACACAAGTCCTTTACTTCCCCGAAGATGGCCGCGGACTCGGAGTCATTGGCGAAGAATTGCTGCATTGGCTGAATGCGCACGATGTTGCGCCTACCACGGAGCAAGGCCAGGAGATTGCGAAAACCTCGCCGTCGCACGAACACCCCGAATACTGGGACTACCTTTTTCGCTGCGTCTTGCGTGGATTCTACACTACAGCGGCTACTGTACTGCAGAGCTACATATCTACGAGTGAATCACCTACACTGCGAAGCATTGCAAGTGAAACTGCGCAAATATTGACATCATTACCGCGTTCGACAGCGTTTGCAACCGAGCAGGCGTTTTTCAGTGCGCATCGCAACTGGCACACTTCTGTGCGTGTATTCCTCACGCGCCTTTTGTGTAAGATGGATGCAGTCCAGGAAGAGCTTGCACAAGCTCCGCACGCTACAGCGAATCCTGAGAACATACGTCTCGAACTTGAGGCACAGTTCCGCTGCTTGCTCGAACTCCTCATTGGCGTCCGCGACCGCATCTTGGAGTTTTCTGAAGATTGGCGTGAGGCAGTTTGTGCCTGGGGCACGCTCGTACAGCCCGCTTTGAAGCGCGATGATCTTCCGGATGTCGTGCAGCTGGTCACGGAGAAATTTCCGGTAGACGGCACATTGCCCAGCGAAATGGTGCTGGTCGCTGTGATGCGCGGCGATATGAGCAAGGTAATCAAGCTTTGCACATCTTTTGACGAATGGCTCGCTACCCACGTGGGCGATTTGTGCAACAAGGCCCAGCTTTTTGAGAACGGGCCGGCTGGAGAAGAAGGGGCACCGCTGATGGACAAGGTTCTGTTTACCTGGGCCGATACCCTTCTGCAGGAGGAGCGTCTATGGCGCATGGCGCTTGAATACATCGCTGTGATTGGCACTCCCGTTGCACGTACCAAGATGCGTGAGGTGGTGTTCAGCGTCCCTTTGTTGGAAGGAAGTAGCGATCCAGATGCGCAATTCAGGCGCGTGGAAGaagtgcttggcgcgtgcattgagTATGGCATGGATGATGAAGTGCGCATTGTGTGTCAACGCGTAGCGCAGGGGCTCTTAGAGCGCAAGCAATACGGTGTTGCAATTGCATACAGCGTTCGCGCGCGTGATGCGCAGCTGGTGCGAACTATTGCGAATAGCATGCTGCACGACTATGTCGAGCACGGGCCGGAGCACTTTATTCGGAGCGTCGATACCATCCCGCGTGtcttgctcgacggcgccgaGTCGCTCGCAAAAGAAGCTGGGTTTGGCAAGCAGGATGCGCATTTTGGCACGTCAAGCATTTTCTCTGCAGAAACCTTTGCACCGCTTGTGTTCCATGTCAAGTACCGCGACTTTCACGAACTTTACTTGAAGCAAGAGACGTGGTTGGCTGCTGCACAAGTGCTAGTGGGTCTCATGACCAGTGACGTCACGCCAGAATCGTTCCTCTCCGTCCTGCTGGTGGACGCGCTGCCGCTCCTACAGGCTTCTGAACTGTACTTTTCTTCCACTGAGTCGTACGAGTTGCTGCGTATTGTGGAGAAAATCGGCGCTTTGGATACGTCTGCCGAGGCATCGGACTACTACTTTTACtggctcgagcagctgTTGCAGCACAGCGATGCGAATACTGATACCAAGCAGTCGGCTAGTGCGCGCCGGACGTTagcgcaggagcgcatgcaagTTGTACGGCTCGCCATTGCACAGTATCTCTCCCGCGTCTTGGTAGAGAATAGAATATGA
- a CDS encoding uncharacterized protein (BUSCO:EOG09265CQO; COG:J; TransMembrane:1 (n13-20c24/25o34-61i); EggNog:ENOG503P1RU), whose amino-acid sequence MPKVSMGNKYRMTLALPVGAVMNCADNSGAKNLYVIAVVGIGAAMNRLPAAAAGDMFVASVKKGKPELRKKVLAAVVIRQRKAWRRKDGVFLFFEDNAGVIVNPKGEMKGSAITGPVAKECADLWPRIASNAGTVV is encoded by the exons ATGCCGAAGGTTTCTATGGGTAACAAGTACCGCATGACGCTCGCCCTCCCGGTGGGTGCAGTGATGAACTGCGCAGACAACTCTGGCGCCAAGAACCTGTATGTTATTGCCGTGGTTGGCATTGGTGCCGCCATGAACCGTCTCcctgcggcggcggctggTGACATGTTTGTGGCTTCCGTCAAGAAGGGTAAGCCCGAGCTCAGGAAGAAGG TGCTTGCTGCCGTCGTGATCcgccagcgcaaggcgtGGCGCCGCAAAGACGGCGTCTTCCTTTTCTTTGAGGACAACGCTGGTGTCATTGTGAACCCCAAGGGTGAGATGAAGGGCAGTGCCATTACTGGCCCTGTTGCGAAGGAGTGCGCCGACCTCTGGCCACGTATTGCATCTAATGCCGGCACTGTGGTCTAA
- a CDS encoding GTP cyclohydrolase I (EggNog:ENOG503NVRA; COG:H) encodes MARSKLSDAYDSDVPDLYGSRLSASQLEMGQRGGGLGTPTGAVTSASGAKGTQESVTAVLDKNGLGWPAKSTLSRLNQTPEEAKQNELRLADAVTTILECLGEDPDRPGLRDTPQRYARALLWMTKGYEEQLCDVISNAIFDENHDEMVIVRDIDVYSLCEHHLVPFRGKIHIGYIPDRMVIGLSKLARIAETFARRLSVQERLTRQVALALDEALKPRGVAVVMEAEHMCMAMRGVQKPGASTVTSCMLGVFRNRAKTREEFLSLIRH; translated from the exons ATGGCACGAAGCA AGCTGTCCGATGCTTACGATTCCGATGTGCCGGACCTGTATGGGTCGCGATTGTCCGCGTCGCAGTTGGAAATGGGGCAGCGAGGCGGCGGTCTCGGCACGCCTACAGGAGCTGTGACCAGCGCTAGCGGAGCGAAAGGAACACAAGAATCTGTCACTGCTGTGCTTGATAAGAATGGACTTGGATGGCCGG CAAAATCAACCTTGTCGCGGTTAAACCAAACGCCTGAGGAGGCGAAACAAAATGAGCTGCGACTTGCCGACGCCGTCACAACGATCCTGGAATGCCTCGGCGAGGATCCTGATCGCCCCGGGCTGCGCGACACGCCGCAGCGATatgcgcgtgcgttgcTTTGGATGACGAAAGGTTACGAAGAACAGCTGTGTG ATGTGATATCCAATGCTATTTTTGATGAGAACCATGATGAGATGGTTATTGTACGTGATATCGACGTGTACAGTTTGTGTGAGCACCATCTGGTACCATTTCGAGGCAAG ATTCATATTGGCTATATTCCCGACCGCATGGTCATTGGGCTCTCCAAGCTTGCACGAATTGCCGAGACATTTGCACGCCGACTTTCTGTGCAAGAGCGTCTAACCAGGCAAGTagcacttgcgctggatgAAGCGTTGAAACCGCGGGGTGTCGCTGTGGTAATGGAGGCAGAGCATATGTGTATGGCCATGCGCGGTGTGCAAAAGCCGGGCGCCAGTACTGTGACGAGTTGCATGCTCGGTGTGTTCCGCAACCGTGCAAAGACACGAGAAGAATTCTTGAGTTTAATTCGGCATTAA
- a CDS encoding uncharacterized protein (COG:C; EggNog:ENOG503P7N8) has product MSKTITLDEVKQHNTDESAWVAICGNVYDVTEFLDDHPGGRKILLKNIGKDATDKFTQIHPDHVIKEVAPQFQIGKLAEGDSKL; this is encoded by the exons ATGTCGAAAACCATTACACTAGACGAGGTCAAACAGCACAACACAG ACGAATCCGCTTGGGTCGCAATTTGCGGCAACGTGTATGACGTGACCGAGTTTCTTGATGACCACCCTGGTGGCCGTAAAATTTTGCTGAAGAATATCGGCAAGGACGCGACCGACAAATTTACCCAGATCCATCCTGACCACGTCATCAAGGAAGTCGCACCGCAGTTCCAAATTGGCAAACTTGCGGAGGGCGACTCTAAGTTGTGA
- the KIN2 gene encoding non-specific serine/threonine protein kinase (EggNog:ENOG503NWSZ; COG:T) — MKRDALDALHDMHSTRHFAPPLREIPADDQAPTAPTQPPPPTTPESSTMWASASPKETDFGYLASLDARETLPTLGNLHLTPAELQPISSSVPVSVEGVSTQHKGNITSTIAPNRNTGLVDPELLGFVTANKTVLGHGSSSIRNEYTAGQAASVARANTLPKRLPQQDDASTSTKMLAPPAHATTLDRHASVAVAKSHPAEPEKSGNCAPSPKEEEFRWSLGDYMLGKTIGAGSMGKVKYGYCKSTGENVAVKIIPRHTSANAVQHQAREKAKRGIELSRGELETALQRATAKDQSKEVRIIREGSLQLLLRHPYICGMREMIAHHNHYYMVFEHINGGQMLDYIITHGRLRERSARNFARQIGSALQYCHANNVVHRDLKIENILISKSGNIKIIDFGLSNLYSPETQLSTFCGSLYFAAPELLHVRLYTGPEVDVWSFGVVLYVLVCGKVPFDDQNMPALHAKIKRGIVDYPVWLSSDCRHLLSRMLVTNPQHRATLEEVMTHPWMMKGFDEVEPAYLPPRLPLRFGHLNTHVMEKMTGFDFGTVSDIEARFEELLQSDRYRASLSDWDRRHGNSMPRQDQGSESTKSRLSRQLTGINFYRRRFSLRARDENEDLESKPPSQEPTMGFHPLISIYFLVHEKMEREKVYGNSFFGSSELDLCNSAPRPSQKQHVGPTSISEVSSVAAVPTSADIPQESLRMQQPSHALPSKMALPSPIAIPSPPPKAANSTFPTSSATPTPVFESRHKSQPMGAMLGPPRARASANELESSLRAGLGNTQWHGKHLPSLPQLDSISENSSKYNANRAMPQPTASASATSPFKQRYYTPSLATAVECKTSSPPMGPTDNLVHAPGLLTPNSTSANVALAAASTKLATDAARAPPNDASLTQRFGSLIIRSPSQPGNRLSTSDAAGGNRACSTDPGTLPLETPVQTRELSVHDDETSKNVFLKGLFSVQTTSRRPRAVIRKDLIRVLQEMGITFCEIRGGFECVYAQDGAKAQPLNNPATFPISTAASSPAWTQTPTTPVMSEFDAQFARSESHGANLAEQGGTPDLSVLQESSADGVVYFEIFVVKFLLLFGFNGLQFRCVSGNAWQYQWLAKRILHALKL, encoded by the exons ATGAAGCG TGATGCacttgatgcgctgcacgacatGCACTCGACTAGGCATTTTGCACCGCCCTTGCGCGAGATTCCGGCGGATGATCAAGCACCGACCGCGCCTACACAGCCTCCCCCACCCACGACACCTGAATCAAGCACAATGTGGGCGAGTGCTTCGCCAAAAGAGACCGACTTTGGATATTTAGCTTCCTTGGACGCTCGGGAAACATTACCCACGCTTGGGAATTTGCACCTTACACCGGCTGAACTACAGCCCATCTCCTCATCTGTGCCCGTATCTGTTGAAGGAGTGAGCACACAGCATAAAGGAAATATCACATCTACGATTGCTCCAAACCGTAATACTGGTCTGGTGGATCCCGAGCTGCTTGGTTTTGTCACCGCCAACAAGACTGTGCTGGGCCATGGGTCGAGTTCCATTCGGAATGAATACACTGCCGGGCAAGCGGCGTCTGTGGCACGCGCGAACACACTTCCAAAACGACTTCCACAGCAGGATGATGCAAGTACATCCACCAAGATGCTAGCGCCTCCGGCGCATGCCACTACACTTGACCGCCACGCGTCTGTAGCCGTGGCCAAGTCGCATCCCGCAGAGCCTGAGAAAAGTGGAAACTGCGCACCAAGTCCCAAAGAGGAAGAGTTCCGCTGGTCGCTCGGAGACTACATGCTTGGCAAAACGATCGGTGCCGGTAGCATGGGCAAAGTCAAGTACGGATACTGCAAGTCGACGGGCGAAAATGTAGCCGTGAAAATCATTCCTCGGCACACTTCTGCGAATGCTGTTCAgcaccaagcgcgcgaaaaagcaaAGCGTGGCATCGAGCTTTCGCGCGGTGAGTTGGAAACAGCGTTACAGCGCGCGACAGCAAAAGATCAATCAAAAGAAGTGCGCATTATCCGCGAAGGAAGTCTTCAACTATTACTGCGCCATCCCTACATTTGTGGGATGCGCGAAATGATTGCGCATCATAACCACTATTACATGGTGTTTGAGCACATCAATGGCGGTCAAATGCTCGACTACATTATTACCCACGGCCGTCTCCGCGAACGCAGCGCACGTAATTTTGCCCGACAAATCGGGAGCGCGCTGCAATACTGCCATGCAAACAACGTGGTGCATCGCGATCTGAAAATCGAAAACATTTTGATCTCCAAGTCGGGCAATATAAAAATCATTGACTTTGGTCTCTCCAACCTTTACTCCCCCGAAACGCAGCTGAGCACATTTTGTGGCTCACTATACTTTGCTGCGCCCGAGTTGCTTCATGTACGACTCTATACGGGTCCTGAAGTAGACGTGTGGAGCTTTGGAGTCGTGCTATATGTTCTTGTGTGCGGAAAGGTGCCATTTGACGACCAGAATATGCCTGCACTCCACGCGAAAATCAAGCGTGGAATTGTAGATTACCCTGTGTGGCTCAGTTCCGACTGCCGACACTTGCTTTCGCGGATGCTCGTGACCAATCCGCAACATCGCGCGACGTTGGAAGAGGTGATGACACATCCCTGGATGATGAAGGGGTTTGACGAGGTCGAGCCGGCGTATTTGCCCCCGCGCCTTCCGCTCCGTTTTGGTCATTTGAATACTCATGTGATGGAAAAAATGACGGGCTTTGATTTTGGCACAGTTTCGGATATTGAAGCGCGCTtcgaggagctgctccAAAGCGACCGATACAGAGCCTCGCTCAGTGACTGGGACCGGCGGCATGGCAATTCAATGCCGAGACAAGACCAAGGTTCAGAGTCGACCAAGTCGCGTCTCTCGCGCCAGCTGACCGGCATCAACTTTTATCGTCGCCGcttttccttgcgcgcgcgcgacgagaaTGAGGACTTGGAGTCGAAGCCGCCATCTCAAGAGCCAACCATGGGCTTTCACCCCCTGATTTCGATTTATTTCTTGGTCCACGAAAAGATGGAGCGTGAAAAAGTGTATGGCAACAGCTTCTTCGGCTCCTCGGAGCTTGACTTGTGCAATtcagcgcctcgtccttcCCAGAAGCAACACGTTGGGCCGACCTCTATTTCTGAAGTTTCATCTGTAGCCGCGGTGCCGACGTCGGCTGATATACCCCAGGAGTCGTTGCGCATGCAGCAACCGTCGCATGCACTGCCCAGCAAGATGGCACTGCCTTCGCCCATTGCGATaccgtcgccgccgcccaaggcCGCAAACAGTACGTTTCCCACTTCGTCCGCTACGCCAACCCCCGTATTCGAATCGCGACACAAATCACAGCCTATGGGCGCAATGCTCGGTCCCCCTCGTGCACGGGCGTCTGCAAACGAGCTCGAATCCAGTCTTCGTGCAGGCTTGGGCAACACGCAATGGCACGGCAAGCACCTGCCCAGCCTGCCGCAGCTAGACAGCATCTCGGAGAATTCGTCCAAGTACAACGCGAatcgcgccatgccgcagcCGACAGCGAGTGCGAGTGCCACAAGTCCGTTCAAACAGCGGTACTATACACCATCGCTTGCTACGGCGGTAGAGTGCAAAACATCCAGTCCCCCCATGGGTCCAACAGACAACTTGGTTCATGCACCTGGCCTGCTAACTCCGAATTCGACAAGCGCCAAtgtcgcgctcgcagcggCGAGCACAAAGCTTGCAAcagacgcagcgcgtgcgccgccgaatGATGCGAGTCtcacgcagcgctttggTTCGTTGATAATACGCAGCCCATCACAGCCCGGAAACCGGCTTTCCAcaagcgacgctgcgggTGGAAACCGCGCATGTTCTACAGACCCCGGTACTTTGCCCCTAGAAACCCCGGTGCAAACGCGCGAGCTAAGCGTGCACGACGACGAAACGTCAAAAAACGTGTTTCTAAAAGGCCTTTTTAGTGTGCAGACCACCAGTCGACGTCCGCGCGCTGTCATCCGCAAGGATTTAATTAGGGTCTTGCAAGAGATGGGCATTACCTTTTGTGAGATCCGCGGCGGTTTCGAGTGTGTGTACGCGCAAGACGGCGCTAAAGCGCAACCGCTGAACAATCCTGCGACCTTTCCTATTTCTACGGCTGCCTCTTCTCCCGCATGGACGCAGACGCCCACCACCCCCGTCATGAGCGAGTTCGATGCTCAattcgcgcgcagcgaatcgcacggcgccaatCTTGCGGAGCAAGGCGGCACGCCGGACCTCTCTGTATTGCAGGAGAGCAGTGCGGATGGCGTGGTATATTTTGAGATATTTGTTGTCAAATTTCTGCTACTTTTCGGGTTCAATGGACTCCAGTTTCGCTGCGTTTCGGGCAACGCATGGCAGTACCAATGGCTCGCTAAGCGCATTCTCCACGCGCTGAAGCTGTAG